One window of the Paenibacillus beijingensis genome contains the following:
- a CDS encoding acetate uptake transporter, producing the protein MQKESPANVKIINADPSALGLFGLAIVTLVASSQKLGITSGYSYVIPWAIFLGAFAQLFACIQDSKRNNTFGTTAFGAYAFFWFATAVNWLIKIGALGAPLAEGADGNQLGFAFAGYFVFTLFMTLGALETNKVLIIIFVLIDFLFLGLTLDAFGIAPHLFHAVAAYAELGIGIVSLYGAGASVLNIHFGRTFLPVGAPLGIFKPRR; encoded by the coding sequence ATGCAGAAAGAATCCCCTGCCAACGTCAAAATTATCAATGCCGATCCGAGCGCGCTCGGCTTGTTTGGACTTGCCATCGTTACGCTGGTGGCCTCTTCCCAGAAGCTCGGCATTACGTCCGGCTACAGCTATGTGATCCCGTGGGCGATTTTCCTGGGCGCATTCGCCCAGCTGTTCGCCTGCATCCAGGATTCCAAGCGCAACAATACATTCGGCACAACGGCTTTCGGCGCCTACGCGTTCTTTTGGTTCGCAACGGCGGTGAACTGGTTGATTAAGATCGGCGCTCTTGGCGCCCCGCTTGCCGAAGGAGCCGACGGCAATCAGCTCGGTTTTGCGTTTGCCGGTTATTTCGTGTTTACGCTGTTTATGACTTTAGGTGCGCTTGAAACGAACAAAGTGTTGATCATCATCTTTGTTCTGATCGATTTTCTCTTTCTCGGCCTTACGCTCGACGCATTCGGCATCGCGCCGCACCTGTTCCACGCCGTAGCCGCTTATGCGGAGCTGGGCATCGGAATCGTCTCGCTGTACGGCGCGGGCGCTTCTGTGCTGAACATCCATTTCGGCCGCACGTTTCTGCCCGTCGGCGCGCCGCTCGGCATCTTTAAGCCGAGACGCTAG
- a CDS encoding zinc-binding alcohol dehydrogenase family protein yields the protein MPQMKAVGLHRYLPVNDPESLIDVTLEKPIPQGRDLLVQVKAVSVNPVDVKVRAPKQKTESSPRVLGWDAAGIVEAVGPDCTLFRPGDEVYYAGSITRPGCNSEFHIVDERIVGTKPRTLDFAQAAALPLTAITAWEGLFERLGISQRKADNEGKSVLIVGAAGGVGSIATQLAADAGLTVIGTASRPETSEWARQHGAAYTISHYEPFTAQLKQHGLTSVDYIFCLNNTDQHWEQMAEAIAPQGKICSIVETAAPVNLKLLKNKSAAFVWELMFTRPMYETEDMIEQHLLLNRVAEKIDAGELRTTLKERLAPINAATLRQVHQMVESGRTIGKIVVEHFD from the coding sequence ATGCCGCAAATGAAAGCTGTCGGTTTGCACCGGTATTTGCCGGTTAACGACCCCGAAAGTTTGATTGACGTCACGCTGGAGAAGCCCATCCCGCAGGGACGGGATTTGCTCGTACAAGTAAAAGCCGTTTCCGTTAATCCGGTCGATGTCAAAGTGCGCGCGCCAAAGCAAAAAACGGAAAGCTCGCCGCGCGTTCTCGGCTGGGATGCAGCCGGGATCGTGGAGGCCGTAGGACCGGATTGCACGCTGTTCCGGCCGGGAGACGAGGTCTATTATGCCGGCAGCATTACCCGTCCGGGCTGCAACAGCGAGTTTCATATCGTCGACGAACGGATTGTCGGAACGAAACCGCGCACGCTCGATTTTGCCCAGGCGGCGGCTTTGCCGTTAACGGCCATCACCGCATGGGAAGGATTGTTTGAGCGGCTCGGCATTTCGCAGCGCAAAGCCGACAATGAAGGCAAATCGGTACTCATCGTCGGTGCCGCCGGAGGCGTCGGCTCCATCGCGACCCAGCTTGCGGCAGATGCCGGATTGACGGTCATCGGTACCGCCTCCCGGCCGGAAACGTCCGAGTGGGCGCGGCAGCATGGAGCCGCATACACGATCAGTCATTACGAGCCTTTCACCGCCCAGCTGAAGCAGCACGGTTTGACATCGGTGGACTATATTTTTTGCTTGAACAACACGGATCAGCATTGGGAGCAAATGGCCGAGGCGATCGCCCCGCAGGGAAAAATATGCTCAATCGTCGAGACCGCCGCGCCGGTAAACCTGAAGCTGCTGAAAAACAAGAGCGCCGCGTTTGTTTGGGAGTTGATGTTTACGAGACCGATGTATGAAACGGAAGATATGATCGAGCAGCATCTGCTCTTAAACCGGGTTGCGGAAAAAATCGACGCCGGCGAGCTGCGGACAACGTTAAAGGAACGGCTCGCGCCGATCAATGCCGCCACCTTGCGCCAGGTCCATCAAATGGTCGAATCGGGCCGCACCATCGGCAAAATCGTTGTGGAGCATTTCGATTAA
- a CDS encoding sensor histidine kinase, which yields MDRTLEFVRLQKNAIIENWVNAVETEYPHFYDLHKLRTEGARYFDLMMDIHIPVNQHPTFEQVPQWCEALFQKKVPLVHIAHSTHIFRQAFFEALSDAPFDSAAVIKLITVLNRRIDAFEREVSHFYWTNARSLLEEKDRELDELHEDKLSLVGKMAASMAHEIRNPLTSIKGFIKLIRTRLPEQSLQAVEKYIQIIETEFDMIHMQITGFLSFSKKPVEEKFVSLQARDLIQSVLVLVNPLLSSENIELSIDLPEELLPLHVQKKPIQQVVSNLLNNGIDALRNVRDGKRIWIASEEDEQWIHLKITNNGPKIPDDIQHKLFQPFVTGREHGTGLGLTICKQIMENHGGKISFRSTENETEFILTFMKPDHGSLPLPEK from the coding sequence AAATTAAGAACAGAGGGAGCGCGTTATTTTGATTTGATGATGGACATCCACATCCCCGTCAATCAACATCCGACCTTTGAGCAGGTGCCGCAGTGGTGCGAGGCATTATTTCAAAAAAAAGTACCCCTCGTTCATATCGCACACAGCACGCACATTTTCCGCCAAGCGTTTTTTGAAGCCTTATCCGATGCTCCATTCGATTCGGCTGCCGTCATAAAGTTGATTACCGTTTTAAACAGACGGATCGACGCCTTTGAAAGAGAGGTTTCCCACTTCTATTGGACCAACGCCCGCTCGCTGCTGGAGGAAAAGGACCGGGAATTAGACGAGCTGCATGAGGATAAATTAAGTCTGGTCGGGAAAATGGCGGCCAGTATGGCGCATGAAATCCGCAATCCTTTGACCTCCATCAAAGGGTTCATCAAGCTGATCCGCACCCGGCTGCCGGAACAATCGCTGCAGGCGGTTGAGAAATACATTCAAATTATCGAAACGGAATTCGATATGATCCATATGCAAATAACGGGATTTTTGAGCTTTTCCAAAAAACCGGTCGAAGAAAAGTTCGTCAGCCTGCAGGCCCGGGATCTCATTCAATCGGTGCTTGTTTTAGTCAACCCGCTTCTGAGCAGCGAAAATATCGAGTTGTCAATCGACTTGCCCGAAGAGCTGCTGCCTCTTCACGTGCAAAAGAAGCCGATCCAGCAGGTGGTTTCCAATTTGCTCAACAACGGTATCGATGCGCTTCGAAACGTGCGCGATGGGAAGCGGATCTGGATCGCAAGCGAAGAGGACGAGCAATGGATCCATCTGAAAATTACAAACAACGGACCGAAAATTCCGGACGACATTCAGCACAAATTGTTCCAGCCGTTTGTAACGGGAAGAGAGCATGGCACGGGTCTTGGTTTAACGATTTGCAAGCAAATCATGGAAAACCACGGCGGAAAAATTTCGTTCCGGTCCACTGAAAATGAAACCGAATTCATCTTAACGTTTATGAAGCCAGACCATGGTTCGCTCCCCCTTCCGGAGAAGTAG